Below is a window of Longimicrobium terrae DNA.
ATCGTCTCGAACAGGGCGTGTGTAGCATCCGCCAAGTCTTGCAGCGCTGTTGAGATTGGATCGAACTGAAGGTGTTCCGTGGGCTGTGGCCCAGCCGTCCGCAATCTACCGAGACTTGCTAAGAGGATTTCGACCTGCTCCGGAGGCATACCCGGAGGGATTTCCGCAAGAGCGCTTCGAAGCTCCTCAAGAAGGGCGGGATACGTGAGTTCTGCCCGAGCGCTCAAGATGTTGTTTGACCGGATCAACCAACCTTGGAGTCCCCCTACAGCCTCCCGCAAACGGGCAAGGAAAGCCTCGCGTTCCCGGCCGTCGCTGAGAAACCCTCCTCCCATAATTACCTCCTCATCGCAGGTGTGGCGTGTTGGATGCGAACCAGGCGTTGCGGCCGGCATCCCCCGTCTGCCCTTTCCGTCAGACGGGCGCGTTGCGCGCCGTCTGCATTGCCGCGTATGCGGCTCCCGCCTCACGGACTGCAGAAATGAAGGACCCGCTGAGGTCCGACCTCCGCAACGGCGATCCGCAAGGCGGCGAGCGACGCGCGCGCTAGTGCAGCTGGGGATCGGAACCTACGATCACGAGGCCGGGAGAATGAGCGACCACGGGCATCGTAAATCCAAGATCGGCACCACCAACCGCCACCAGAACCGCCACCGAGCATCGAGGGCCGGTGGCGGTTCGGCTTGCGACCACGCCGCAAGGACCATCAGGATGAGCACTTACAGCAGAGCCACCTGTCGGGATCGAACCGACGACCTTTCGATTACAAATCGAGTGCTCTACCAGCTGAGCTAAGGTGGCGAAATCGCGGCCGAAAAGTAAAACCCCGCGCCGCATCGCACCACCCCCGCCCGTTCTACGCCACGCGCGCGAGCACATCCACCACCGCGCCCATCCCCGCCGCCGCCTCCGCGCGGGCCAGCGGCGCCGCCAGCGCGTCCACCACCCGCCGCGCCAGGCGAGGGCGCCGCACGGGCATCGCGTTCTGCGCGGACGGATCCACCGGCATGGCGGACCGCCTGGATGCGCGACCGTCCTCCGCGCCGCCGTCCACCAAGTCGTTGCCCGGAAGCGCGTCGGTCCACGGGATGCGGCCGGTGCGCAGGCGGTGCACGGCGTTCAGCGCGGAGCCGGCCACCGTTCCCGGGCCGTGCCACGGGTCCCACGTTGTGGCGGATTCAACGGCGAACCCTTCGCGCCGCAGAAGCTCCGCCAGCGTGCGCGGCGTGTAGAAGTACACATGCTGCGGAAACATAAGCGACGCCCACGCCGCGCCGGTCAGCCGCCGGGTGAGCGAGGCGTGGTTGGGCACCTGCAGGTGCAGCACGCCGCCCACATCCAGCAGCCGACGCACCGCGCGCAGCCACTGCGCGGGATGGTAGACGTGCTCCAGCACGTGATACGCGGCGATCACGGGAAACGGAGCTCCGTCCGGCGTCTCTCCGCCCGAAATGTCGCCGGTGAACAGGCGGATGCCGTGCCGGCGCAGCACCATTTCCGCCGTTCGCGCGTCGAACTCCGATCCGCCCACCGCCCATCCCGCGCGGCGGAGGAACGCGAGAAAGTTTCCGTCCCCGCAGCCGATCTCAAAGATCCGCCGCCGCCCCGCATTCACCGACGCCTCCAGCCGGGCGAGGCGATGCGCGAACGTGGGATTGGCGAGCTGCCGGTCCAGTTCCGCCGGAGACGGGTCCGCGCCGGGATAGTAGCCGGCGTACAGGAGATGGAGCCGGTTCTCCGCCACGCGGTCGTACAGGCGCACCACGCCGCACCGCGAACACGCGGCAAAGCGGCGCCCGCACACCGCGCCGGCGGCGCGCCACGCGGTGGAACGGCAGACGCCGCACTCCGGGACGGTCTCCCAGAGCGCGGCGTCGTCCATTCGCACGGCGTTCACGCGGGTCAGGCGCCCAGCTTCCAGCGCGGGCCCTGCGCGGTGTCTTCAATCACCACGCCGCGGGCGGCGATCTCGTCGCGGATGGCGTCCGCCTGGGCGAAGTCGCGCGCCTTGCGGGCCGCCTGCCGCGCCGCGATCCGCTCCTCTACCCAGCCGGCCAGATCGTCGTCCACCACGTTTTCGCGGTCCGCCAGCATCACGAAGCCGAACACCTCGTCGATGCGCTCGAACGCCCGCAGCGCCGCCGCCTGCTCCGCCTGCCCGATGGGGCGCCCGGCCAGGTCGTGAAGGCGCGCGTTCACCCGGCCCACCAGTTCGTGCAGGGCGGCGAGCGCCACACTGCTGTTGAGGTCCTGGTCCATCGCGGCGGCGAACGCGGCCAGCGACTCGTCCGCCGCCAGGTGCAGCGACGGCGTGTCCATGGGATCGGGATCGCGCGCCGCCGGAGAGTCGCGCAGCCGGTCGCGCGTGTCGCGCACGCGGCGCACGGCCTCAGCCGCGGCGCCCAATCCTTCGAAGGTGA
It encodes the following:
- a CDS encoding class I SAM-dependent methyltransferase, which translates into the protein MDDAALWETVPECGVCRSTAWRAAGAVCGRRFAACSRCGVVRLYDRVAENRLHLLYAGYYPGADPSPAELDRQLANPTFAHRLARLEASVNAGRRRIFEIGCGDGNFLAFLRRAGWAVGGSEFDARTAEMVLRRHGIRLFTGDISGGETPDGAPFPVIAAYHVLEHVYHPAQWLRAVRRLLDVGGVLHLQVPNHASLTRRLTGAAWASLMFPQHVYFYTPRTLAELLRREGFAVESATTWDPWHGPGTVAGSALNAVHRLRTGRIPWTDALPGNDLVDGGAEDGRASRRSAMPVDPSAQNAMPVRRPRLARRVVDALAAPLARAEAAAGMGAVVDVLARVA